A window from Chelmon rostratus isolate fCheRos1 chromosome 13, fCheRos1.pri, whole genome shotgun sequence encodes these proteins:
- the itga6a gene encoding integrin alpha-6 isoform X3, with protein sequence MLLLQGGPSAASALYLYSYFLEAALVLAFNLDTAHVIRKDGEPGSLFGFSLAMHRQLNPDKRLLLIGAPRARALGKQTASITGGIYKCEITQSNDCERVEFDNEENVLVENKENQWMGVTVQSQGPGGKIVTCAHRYQRRLFVNTPQESRDITGRCYVLSQDLTIDESSDEDGGNWNFCEGRARGHEMFGSCQQGLSATFTKDYHYVVFGAPGAYNWKGIVRVEQKNNTLLEMGVYDDGPYEVGDEHLLNPELVPLPANSYLGFSLDSGHRITRSRGLTVVAGAPRANHSGAVVLLKKESNASTKLLVEHTLYGPGLASSFGYDVAVVDLNGDGWQDIVVGAPQFYMKDRDVGGAVYVYINQAGRWERITPVRLNGTKDSMFGLAVENIGDINQDSYEDIAIGAPYDDSGAGKVYIYHGSAQGVKTSPAQILTGKEHNMRLFGYSLAGNMDLDSNSYPDVAVGSLSDAALIYRARPVINIRRDVKISPQEIDLTIKTCGNSICFTVDACFTYKANPASYNPRLTVSYTVEADGDRRKQGLPSRVMFLNKSRSEADYQFNGTLDLRGQKQETCIKIIAKLKDNIKDKMRSIPIEVSAEIVGTKRQKTRNGLPQLMPILDSSQLSKDVIEVNFVKEGCGSDHICRSNLKMEYKLYYKQNNLDVYSSLPIKKNIPVFHLNYERKDLALRVTVNNMDGDDAYEARLVGTFPDMLSYSGVRSHQTMTEKPIICTANQNGSQADCELGNPFKRDSETVFYIILSTAGMTLDTTEIDFDLQLQTTSVQESIVPVKVKAKVIIELPLSVTGEASPNQVSFGGVVKGESAMKTEEEIGSLINYTFRINNLWKSLKSSVKASLHIQWPKWNKDGKWLLYLVKITATGPQDILCSPESEISSLKHIQESSASRTKREIGERKTVGKMSLLSGKKKVLTCDKELKCVVLKCPLQGLDGTTVELRSRLWNSTFIEDYASLSYLHIVVKASLVLHTQTKNMILRTPDTDVTVTVSPESAVAQHSGVPWWIILVAVLAGILILSLLVFLLWKCGFFKRSKRDDSVPRYHAVRIRKESPEYKDGKVKLDPFDKKQWMTTWIDNESYS encoded by the exons gctGCTGATCGGTGCGCCCAGAGCCAGAGCTTTGGGAAAACAGACAGCCAGCATCACAGGAGGCATTTATAAATGTGAAATCACCCAGTCCAATGATTGTGAGCGTGTTGAATTTGATAATGAAG AGAATGTACTCGTTGAGAACAAGGAGAATCAGTGGATGGGGGTGACGGTTCAGAGCCAGGGACCTGGGGGAAAGATTGTG ACTTGTGCTCACCGCTATCAGAGGCGCTTGTTTGTGAACACCCCTCAGGAGTCCCGGGACATCACCGGGCGCTGCTATGTCCTGAGTCAGGACCTGACCATCGACGAGTCCTCTGACGAGGACGGGGGTAACTGGAACTTCTGTGAGGGCAGAGCCAGAGGCCATGAGATGTTTGGATCTTGCCAGCAGGGTTTGTCAGCCACCTTCACCAAGGACTACCATTACGTGGTGTTTGGAGCACCAGGAGCTTACAACTGGAAAG GCATTGTCCGAGTGGAACAAAAGAACAACACTTTGCTGGAGATGGGGGTGTATGATGACGGCCCGTATGAGGTTGGAGATGAGCATCTCTTGAACCCTGAGCTCGTGCCTCTACCTGCCAACAGCTACCTCG gATTCTCCCTCGATTCGGGACACAGGATCACCAGGAGTCGTGGCCTGACGGTGGTGGCCGGAGCACCCAGAGCCAATCATAGCGGAGCTGTGGTCCTGCTGAAGAAAGAGAGCAACGCCTCCACCAAACTTTTGGTGGAGCACACCTTGTACGGGCCAGGGCTTGCATCTTCCTTTGGATACGACGTGGCTGTAGTCGACCTGAATGGTGACGG ATGGCAAGACATAGTTGTAGGAGCCCCTCAGTTCTACATGAAGGACAGAGACGTTGGAGGAGCTGTTTATGTCTACATCAACCAGGCAGGAAGGTGGGAAAGAATCACTCCTGTCCGTCTAAACGGGACCAAAGACTCCATGTTTGGACTGGCGGTGGAGAACATAGGAGACATCAATCAGGACTCATATGAAG ACATTGCAATTGGAGCTCCTTATGATGACAGCGGGGCAGGAAAAGTCTACATTTATCATGGCTCTGCACAAGGAGTGAAAACCAGCCCTGCACAG ATCCTAACAGGAAAAGAGCACAACATGAGACTGTTCGGATATTCTCTGGCAGGGAACATGGACTTGGACAGTAACTCTTATCCAGACGTGGCTGTAGGCTCCCTGTCGGACGCAGCTCTGATCTATAG GGCACGGCCAGTCATTAACATCAGGAGAGATGTCAAAATATCTCCGCAGGAAATTGACCTTACAATCAAAACTTGTGGTAACAGCATTTG CTTCACTGTGGATGCATGCTTCACCTACAAAGCAAACCCTGCATCTTACAACCCAAGACTAA CTGTCAGCTACACTGTCGAGGCGGACGGAGATCGCAGGAAACAGGGGCTGCCCTCCAGAGTGATGTTCCTGAACAAGTCCCGCTCTGAAGCAGACTACCAGTTTAATGGCACCTTGGACCTCCGTGgccaaaaacaggaaacatgcatTAAGATAATCGCCAAACTGAAG GACAATATTAAGGACAAGATGCGCAGCATTCCCATCGAGGTGTCTGCAGAAATTGTGGGTACTAAACGACAAAAGACAAGGAACGGCCTCCCTCAACTTATGCCCATATTAGACTCTTCTCAGCTGAGCAAAGACGTCATTGAG GTCAACTTTGTAAAAGAGGGATGTGGAAGTGATCATATTTGCCGGAGTAACCTGAAGATGGAGTACAAGTTATACTACAAGCAAAACAACCTAGATGTGTACTCCTCATTGCCCAT CAAGAAAAACATCCCAGTGTTTCACCTGAATTACGAGAGGAAGGACTTGGCTCTGCGGGTGACAGTCAACAACATGGATGGAGATGACGCCTACGAGGCGAGGCTGGTGGGAACTTTCCCCGATATGCTGTCGTATTCTGGAGTCCGCTCACATCAGACAATG ACGGAGAAGCCAATCATCTGCACTGCCAATCAGAACGGCTCTCAGGCAGACTGTGAGCTGGGGAATCCTTTTAAGAGAGACTCAGAG ACTGTGTTTTACATCATCCTGAGCACTGCGGGTATGACTCTGGACACCACAGAGATTGACTTTGACCTGCAGCTCCAGAC gacaAGTGTGCAAGAGAGTATTGTCCCTGTTAAAGTGAAGGCTAAAGTAATCATTGAATTGCCATTGTCGGTCACTGG GGAAGCCAGTCCGAATCAGGTTTCTTTTGGAGGTGTTGTGAAAGGTGAGAGTGCCATGAAGACGGAAGAGGAGATTGGAAGTTTGATTAACTATACATTCAGA ATAAACAACTTGTGGAAGTCTTTGAAGTCTTCAGTCAAAGCCTCGCTGCACATTCAGTGGCCCAAATGGAACAAAGATGGGAAATGGCTTCTGTACCTGGTGAAGATCACCGCTACGGGACCGCAGGACATCCTCTGCTCTCCGGAATCTGAAATCAGCTCTCTCAAACACATCCAG GAGTCCTCTGCATCCAGGACCAAACGGGAAAttggagagagaaaaactgtcGGCAAGATGTCTTTACTGTcgggcaaaaaaaaagtgctg ACATGTGACAAGGAGCTCAAATGTGTGGTGCTCAAGTGCCCCCTACAGGGCCTGGACGGTACAACAGTTGAACTGAGGTCTCGTCTCTGGAACTCGACCTTTATTGAG GATTATGCCTCTCTTTCGTACTTACATATTGTTGTGAAGGCCTCGCTCGTCCTTCACACTCAGACTAAAAACATGATCCTGAGAACTCCTGACACTGAT GTGACGGTGACAGTGTCTCCAGAGAGCGCAGTAGCACAGCACAGTGGAGTTCCCTGGTGGATCATACTGGTTGCTGTTCTTGCAGGAATCTTAATTTTGTCTTTGCTGGTGTTTTTGCTCTGGAAG TGTGGATTCTTCAAACGCTCCAAACGCGACGACAGTGTCCCTCGTTACCACGCAGTGAGGATAAGAAAGGAAAGTCCAGAGTATAAAGACGGAAAAGTCAAACTTGATCCTTTTGACAAAAAGCAGTGGATGACAACTTGGATTGATAATGAAAGTTACTCATGA
- the itga6a gene encoding integrin alpha-6 isoform X1, with amino-acid sequence MLLLQGGPSAASALYLYSYFLEAALVLAFNLDTAHVIRKDGEPGSLFGFSLAMHRQLNPDKRLLLIGAPRARALGKQTASITGGIYKCEITQSNDCERVEFDNEENVLVENKENQWMGVTVQSQGPGGKIVTCAHRYQRRLFVNTPQESRDITGRCYVLSQDLTIDESSDEDGGNWNFCEGRARGHEMFGSCQQGLSATFTKDYHYVVFGAPGAYNWKGIVRVEQKNNTLLEMGVYDDGPYEVGDEHLLNPELVPLPANSYLGFSLDSGHRITRSRGLTVVAGAPRANHSGAVVLLKKESNASTKLLVEHTLYGPGLASSFGYDVAVVDLNGDGWQDIVVGAPQFYMKDRDVGGAVYVYINQAGRWERITPVRLNGTKDSMFGLAVENIGDINQDSYEDIAIGAPYDDSGAGKVYIYHGSAQGVKTSPAQILTGKEHNMRLFGYSLAGNMDLDSNSYPDVAVGSLSDAALIYRARPVINIRRDVKISPQEIDLTIKTCGNSICFTVDACFTYKANPASYNPRLTVSYTVEADGDRRKQGLPSRVMFLNKSRSEADYQFNGTLDLRGQKQETCIKIIAKLKDNIKDKMRSIPIEVSAEIVGTKRQKTRNGLPQLMPILDSSQLSKDVIEVNFVKEGCGSDHICRSNLKMEYKLYYKQNNLDVYSSLPIKKNIPVFHLNYERKDLALRVTVNNMDGDDAYEARLVGTFPDMLSYSGVRSHQTMTEKPIICTANQNGSQADCELGNPFKRDSETVFYIILSTAGMTLDTTEIDFDLQLQTTSVQESIVPVKVKAKVIIELPLSVTGEASPNQVSFGGVVKGESAMKTEEEIGSLINYTFRINNLWKSLKSSVKASLHIQWPKWNKDGKWLLYLVKITATGPQDILCSPESEISSLKHIQESSASRTKREIGERKTVGKMSLLSGKKKVLTCDKELKCVVLKCPLQGLDGTTVELRSRLWNSTFIEDYASLSYLHIVVKASLVLHTQTKNMILRTPDTDVTVTVSPESAVAQHSGVPWWIILVAVLAGILILSLLVFLLWKCGFFKRASKDQYDAAYHKAEIHVQPSDKDKLSAEA; translated from the exons gctGCTGATCGGTGCGCCCAGAGCCAGAGCTTTGGGAAAACAGACAGCCAGCATCACAGGAGGCATTTATAAATGTGAAATCACCCAGTCCAATGATTGTGAGCGTGTTGAATTTGATAATGAAG AGAATGTACTCGTTGAGAACAAGGAGAATCAGTGGATGGGGGTGACGGTTCAGAGCCAGGGACCTGGGGGAAAGATTGTG ACTTGTGCTCACCGCTATCAGAGGCGCTTGTTTGTGAACACCCCTCAGGAGTCCCGGGACATCACCGGGCGCTGCTATGTCCTGAGTCAGGACCTGACCATCGACGAGTCCTCTGACGAGGACGGGGGTAACTGGAACTTCTGTGAGGGCAGAGCCAGAGGCCATGAGATGTTTGGATCTTGCCAGCAGGGTTTGTCAGCCACCTTCACCAAGGACTACCATTACGTGGTGTTTGGAGCACCAGGAGCTTACAACTGGAAAG GCATTGTCCGAGTGGAACAAAAGAACAACACTTTGCTGGAGATGGGGGTGTATGATGACGGCCCGTATGAGGTTGGAGATGAGCATCTCTTGAACCCTGAGCTCGTGCCTCTACCTGCCAACAGCTACCTCG gATTCTCCCTCGATTCGGGACACAGGATCACCAGGAGTCGTGGCCTGACGGTGGTGGCCGGAGCACCCAGAGCCAATCATAGCGGAGCTGTGGTCCTGCTGAAGAAAGAGAGCAACGCCTCCACCAAACTTTTGGTGGAGCACACCTTGTACGGGCCAGGGCTTGCATCTTCCTTTGGATACGACGTGGCTGTAGTCGACCTGAATGGTGACGG ATGGCAAGACATAGTTGTAGGAGCCCCTCAGTTCTACATGAAGGACAGAGACGTTGGAGGAGCTGTTTATGTCTACATCAACCAGGCAGGAAGGTGGGAAAGAATCACTCCTGTCCGTCTAAACGGGACCAAAGACTCCATGTTTGGACTGGCGGTGGAGAACATAGGAGACATCAATCAGGACTCATATGAAG ACATTGCAATTGGAGCTCCTTATGATGACAGCGGGGCAGGAAAAGTCTACATTTATCATGGCTCTGCACAAGGAGTGAAAACCAGCCCTGCACAG ATCCTAACAGGAAAAGAGCACAACATGAGACTGTTCGGATATTCTCTGGCAGGGAACATGGACTTGGACAGTAACTCTTATCCAGACGTGGCTGTAGGCTCCCTGTCGGACGCAGCTCTGATCTATAG GGCACGGCCAGTCATTAACATCAGGAGAGATGTCAAAATATCTCCGCAGGAAATTGACCTTACAATCAAAACTTGTGGTAACAGCATTTG CTTCACTGTGGATGCATGCTTCACCTACAAAGCAAACCCTGCATCTTACAACCCAAGACTAA CTGTCAGCTACACTGTCGAGGCGGACGGAGATCGCAGGAAACAGGGGCTGCCCTCCAGAGTGATGTTCCTGAACAAGTCCCGCTCTGAAGCAGACTACCAGTTTAATGGCACCTTGGACCTCCGTGgccaaaaacaggaaacatgcatTAAGATAATCGCCAAACTGAAG GACAATATTAAGGACAAGATGCGCAGCATTCCCATCGAGGTGTCTGCAGAAATTGTGGGTACTAAACGACAAAAGACAAGGAACGGCCTCCCTCAACTTATGCCCATATTAGACTCTTCTCAGCTGAGCAAAGACGTCATTGAG GTCAACTTTGTAAAAGAGGGATGTGGAAGTGATCATATTTGCCGGAGTAACCTGAAGATGGAGTACAAGTTATACTACAAGCAAAACAACCTAGATGTGTACTCCTCATTGCCCAT CAAGAAAAACATCCCAGTGTTTCACCTGAATTACGAGAGGAAGGACTTGGCTCTGCGGGTGACAGTCAACAACATGGATGGAGATGACGCCTACGAGGCGAGGCTGGTGGGAACTTTCCCCGATATGCTGTCGTATTCTGGAGTCCGCTCACATCAGACAATG ACGGAGAAGCCAATCATCTGCACTGCCAATCAGAACGGCTCTCAGGCAGACTGTGAGCTGGGGAATCCTTTTAAGAGAGACTCAGAG ACTGTGTTTTACATCATCCTGAGCACTGCGGGTATGACTCTGGACACCACAGAGATTGACTTTGACCTGCAGCTCCAGAC gacaAGTGTGCAAGAGAGTATTGTCCCTGTTAAAGTGAAGGCTAAAGTAATCATTGAATTGCCATTGTCGGTCACTGG GGAAGCCAGTCCGAATCAGGTTTCTTTTGGAGGTGTTGTGAAAGGTGAGAGTGCCATGAAGACGGAAGAGGAGATTGGAAGTTTGATTAACTATACATTCAGA ATAAACAACTTGTGGAAGTCTTTGAAGTCTTCAGTCAAAGCCTCGCTGCACATTCAGTGGCCCAAATGGAACAAAGATGGGAAATGGCTTCTGTACCTGGTGAAGATCACCGCTACGGGACCGCAGGACATCCTCTGCTCTCCGGAATCTGAAATCAGCTCTCTCAAACACATCCAG GAGTCCTCTGCATCCAGGACCAAACGGGAAAttggagagagaaaaactgtcGGCAAGATGTCTTTACTGTcgggcaaaaaaaaagtgctg ACATGTGACAAGGAGCTCAAATGTGTGGTGCTCAAGTGCCCCCTACAGGGCCTGGACGGTACAACAGTTGAACTGAGGTCTCGTCTCTGGAACTCGACCTTTATTGAG GATTATGCCTCTCTTTCGTACTTACATATTGTTGTGAAGGCCTCGCTCGTCCTTCACACTCAGACTAAAAACATGATCCTGAGAACTCCTGACACTGAT GTGACGGTGACAGTGTCTCCAGAGAGCGCAGTAGCACAGCACAGTGGAGTTCCCTGGTGGATCATACTGGTTGCTGTTCTTGCAGGAATCTTAATTTTGTCTTTGCTGGTGTTTTTGCTCTGGAAG TGTGGCTTCTTCAAGAGAGCATCAAAAGACCAATACGATGCTGCATATCACAAGGCAGAGATCCATGTTCAGCCctctgacaaagacaaactctctgctgaggcctga
- the itga6a gene encoding integrin alpha-6 isoform X2 codes for MLLLQGGPSAASALYLYSYFLEAALVLAFNLDTAHVIRKDGEPGSLFGFSLAMHRQLNPDKRLLLIGAPRARALGKQTASITGGIYKCEITQSNDCERVEFDNEENVLVENKENQWMGVTVQSQGPGGKIVTCAHRYQRRLFVNTPQESRDITGRCYVLSQDLTIDESSDEDGGNWNFCEGRARGHEMFGSCQQGLSATFTKDYHYVVFGAPGAYNWKGIVRVEQKNNTLLEMGVYDDGPYEVGDEHLLNPELVPLPANSYLGFSLDSGHRITRSRGLTVVAGAPRANHSGAVVLLKKESNASTKLLVEHTLYGPGLASSFGYDVAVVDLNGDGWQDIVVGAPQFYMKDRDVGGAVYVYINQAGRWERITPVRLNGTKDSMFGLAVENIGDINQDSYEDIAIGAPYDDSGAGKVYIYHGSAQGVKTSPAQILTGKEHNMRLFGYSLAGNMDLDSNSYPDVAVGSLSDAALIYRARPVINIRRDVKISPQEIDLTIKTCGNSICFTVDACFTYKANPASYNPRLTVSYTVEADGDRRKQGLPSRVMFLNKSRSEADYQFNGTLDLRGQKQETCIKIIAKLKDNIKDKMRSIPIEVSAEIVGTKRQKTRNGLPQLMPILDSSQLSKDVIEVNFVKEGCGSDHICRSNLKMEYKLYYKQNNLDVYSSLPIKKNIPVFHLNYERKDLALRVTVNNMDGDDAYEARLTEKPIICTANQNGSQADCELGNPFKRDSETVFYIILSTAGMTLDTTEIDFDLQLQTTSVQESIVPVKVKAKVIIELPLSVTGEASPNQVSFGGVVKGESAMKTEEEIGSLINYTFRINNLWKSLKSSVKASLHIQWPKWNKDGKWLLYLVKITATGPQDILCSPESEISSLKHIQESSASRTKREIGERKTVGKMSLLSGKKKVLTCDKELKCVVLKCPLQGLDGTTVELRSRLWNSTFIEDYASLSYLHIVVKASLVLHTQTKNMILRTPDTDVTVTVSPESAVAQHSGVPWWIILVAVLAGILILSLLVFLLWKCGFFKRASKDQYDAAYHKAEIHVQPSDKDKLSAEA; via the exons gctGCTGATCGGTGCGCCCAGAGCCAGAGCTTTGGGAAAACAGACAGCCAGCATCACAGGAGGCATTTATAAATGTGAAATCACCCAGTCCAATGATTGTGAGCGTGTTGAATTTGATAATGAAG AGAATGTACTCGTTGAGAACAAGGAGAATCAGTGGATGGGGGTGACGGTTCAGAGCCAGGGACCTGGGGGAAAGATTGTG ACTTGTGCTCACCGCTATCAGAGGCGCTTGTTTGTGAACACCCCTCAGGAGTCCCGGGACATCACCGGGCGCTGCTATGTCCTGAGTCAGGACCTGACCATCGACGAGTCCTCTGACGAGGACGGGGGTAACTGGAACTTCTGTGAGGGCAGAGCCAGAGGCCATGAGATGTTTGGATCTTGCCAGCAGGGTTTGTCAGCCACCTTCACCAAGGACTACCATTACGTGGTGTTTGGAGCACCAGGAGCTTACAACTGGAAAG GCATTGTCCGAGTGGAACAAAAGAACAACACTTTGCTGGAGATGGGGGTGTATGATGACGGCCCGTATGAGGTTGGAGATGAGCATCTCTTGAACCCTGAGCTCGTGCCTCTACCTGCCAACAGCTACCTCG gATTCTCCCTCGATTCGGGACACAGGATCACCAGGAGTCGTGGCCTGACGGTGGTGGCCGGAGCACCCAGAGCCAATCATAGCGGAGCTGTGGTCCTGCTGAAGAAAGAGAGCAACGCCTCCACCAAACTTTTGGTGGAGCACACCTTGTACGGGCCAGGGCTTGCATCTTCCTTTGGATACGACGTGGCTGTAGTCGACCTGAATGGTGACGG ATGGCAAGACATAGTTGTAGGAGCCCCTCAGTTCTACATGAAGGACAGAGACGTTGGAGGAGCTGTTTATGTCTACATCAACCAGGCAGGAAGGTGGGAAAGAATCACTCCTGTCCGTCTAAACGGGACCAAAGACTCCATGTTTGGACTGGCGGTGGAGAACATAGGAGACATCAATCAGGACTCATATGAAG ACATTGCAATTGGAGCTCCTTATGATGACAGCGGGGCAGGAAAAGTCTACATTTATCATGGCTCTGCACAAGGAGTGAAAACCAGCCCTGCACAG ATCCTAACAGGAAAAGAGCACAACATGAGACTGTTCGGATATTCTCTGGCAGGGAACATGGACTTGGACAGTAACTCTTATCCAGACGTGGCTGTAGGCTCCCTGTCGGACGCAGCTCTGATCTATAG GGCACGGCCAGTCATTAACATCAGGAGAGATGTCAAAATATCTCCGCAGGAAATTGACCTTACAATCAAAACTTGTGGTAACAGCATTTG CTTCACTGTGGATGCATGCTTCACCTACAAAGCAAACCCTGCATCTTACAACCCAAGACTAA CTGTCAGCTACACTGTCGAGGCGGACGGAGATCGCAGGAAACAGGGGCTGCCCTCCAGAGTGATGTTCCTGAACAAGTCCCGCTCTGAAGCAGACTACCAGTTTAATGGCACCTTGGACCTCCGTGgccaaaaacaggaaacatgcatTAAGATAATCGCCAAACTGAAG GACAATATTAAGGACAAGATGCGCAGCATTCCCATCGAGGTGTCTGCAGAAATTGTGGGTACTAAACGACAAAAGACAAGGAACGGCCTCCCTCAACTTATGCCCATATTAGACTCTTCTCAGCTGAGCAAAGACGTCATTGAG GTCAACTTTGTAAAAGAGGGATGTGGAAGTGATCATATTTGCCGGAGTAACCTGAAGATGGAGTACAAGTTATACTACAAGCAAAACAACCTAGATGTGTACTCCTCATTGCCCAT CAAGAAAAACATCCCAGTGTTTCACCTGAATTACGAGAGGAAGGACTTGGCTCTGCGGGTGACAGTCAACAACATGGATGGAGATGACGCCTACGAGGCGAGGCTG ACGGAGAAGCCAATCATCTGCACTGCCAATCAGAACGGCTCTCAGGCAGACTGTGAGCTGGGGAATCCTTTTAAGAGAGACTCAGAG ACTGTGTTTTACATCATCCTGAGCACTGCGGGTATGACTCTGGACACCACAGAGATTGACTTTGACCTGCAGCTCCAGAC gacaAGTGTGCAAGAGAGTATTGTCCCTGTTAAAGTGAAGGCTAAAGTAATCATTGAATTGCCATTGTCGGTCACTGG GGAAGCCAGTCCGAATCAGGTTTCTTTTGGAGGTGTTGTGAAAGGTGAGAGTGCCATGAAGACGGAAGAGGAGATTGGAAGTTTGATTAACTATACATTCAGA ATAAACAACTTGTGGAAGTCTTTGAAGTCTTCAGTCAAAGCCTCGCTGCACATTCAGTGGCCCAAATGGAACAAAGATGGGAAATGGCTTCTGTACCTGGTGAAGATCACCGCTACGGGACCGCAGGACATCCTCTGCTCTCCGGAATCTGAAATCAGCTCTCTCAAACACATCCAG GAGTCCTCTGCATCCAGGACCAAACGGGAAAttggagagagaaaaactgtcGGCAAGATGTCTTTACTGTcgggcaaaaaaaaagtgctg ACATGTGACAAGGAGCTCAAATGTGTGGTGCTCAAGTGCCCCCTACAGGGCCTGGACGGTACAACAGTTGAACTGAGGTCTCGTCTCTGGAACTCGACCTTTATTGAG GATTATGCCTCTCTTTCGTACTTACATATTGTTGTGAAGGCCTCGCTCGTCCTTCACACTCAGACTAAAAACATGATCCTGAGAACTCCTGACACTGAT GTGACGGTGACAGTGTCTCCAGAGAGCGCAGTAGCACAGCACAGTGGAGTTCCCTGGTGGATCATACTGGTTGCTGTTCTTGCAGGAATCTTAATTTTGTCTTTGCTGGTGTTTTTGCTCTGGAAG TGTGGCTTCTTCAAGAGAGCATCAAAAGACCAATACGATGCTGCATATCACAAGGCAGAGATCCATGTTCAGCCctctgacaaagacaaactctctgctgaggcctga